Proteins from a single region of Lujinxingia litoralis:
- a CDS encoding sulfate/molybdate ABC transporter ATP-binding protein, whose product MLRVEVAHRLGELELEVALEVGRRPVALIGPNGAGKSSLLKLLCGGMRADRARIVCGDEVWQESAAKIWSAPHLRRVGYVPQGPSLFPHLNVLENVAFGAPGTAKDARRRAGVWLECFEASDWAGRRPHELSGGQAQRVVLARALASEPRVLLLDEPLSALDAITRRRLRRRLAEVLSEHAIHTVMVTHDWRDVEAMGAQVVALEGGRVVQRGSLEALRQAPQTAFVAEFTGV is encoded by the coding sequence ATGCTCCGAGTCGAGGTCGCGCACAGGCTCGGGGAGCTGGAGTTGGAGGTGGCATTGGAGGTCGGCAGGCGTCCCGTGGCGTTGATCGGCCCCAACGGCGCCGGCAAGAGTTCGTTGCTGAAACTTCTCTGTGGCGGGATGCGTGCGGACCGGGCCCGCATCGTTTGTGGCGATGAGGTCTGGCAGGAGAGTGCGGCGAAGATCTGGAGCGCACCGCATCTGCGTCGGGTGGGCTATGTGCCGCAGGGGCCAAGCCTCTTTCCGCATCTGAATGTGCTGGAAAACGTGGCCTTCGGGGCGCCTGGTACCGCGAAGGATGCCCGCAGACGAGCCGGCGTCTGGTTGGAGTGTTTTGAGGCGAGTGATTGGGCCGGTCGTCGCCCCCACGAGCTTTCGGGAGGGCAGGCGCAACGCGTGGTTTTGGCCCGTGCGCTCGCCAGTGAGCCCCGCGTCCTCCTCCTCGATGAGCCCCTCTCCGCGCTCGACGCCATCACTCGCCGGCGCCTGAGAAGGCGCCTGGCGGAGGTGCTTTCGGAGCACGCGATTCACACGGTGATGGTCACCCATGACTGGCGCGACGTTGAGGCGATGGGGGCCCAGGTTGTGGCGCTGGAAGGGGGGCGTGTCGTGCAGAGGGGCTCGCTTGAGGCGTTGCGCCAGGCGCCCCAGACGGCGTTTGTGGCCGAGTTTACCGGGGTTTAG
- a CDS encoding ABC transporter permease produces MKALVSTGRGVATAAGLGLLAALLLPVVALVASSSPSEIWEGISDPSFTPALFLSLRTSLISLVLVVLGGSPLGWWLARTGSRWGKAVAVLVDLPLVLPPAVVGVALLAAFGRRGLLGPLLESVGLALPFSSPAVVVAQVVVAAPFYVQGAATAFGAVSSEQLLVAQTLGASRIQAIWRVAVPAALPGLLAGASLAWARALGEFGATLIFAGNLPEVTQTMPLAIYAALERDVHLAITFSLALGGIAAVLLVALRALPGWVRRAGGR; encoded by the coding sequence ATGAAGGCGCTGGTCAGCACCGGGCGCGGGGTCGCCACGGCGGCCGGGCTGGGGTTGTTGGCGGCGTTGCTCTTGCCGGTGGTGGCGCTGGTGGCCTCGTCGTCGCCCTCGGAGATCTGGGAGGGTATCTCCGACCCGAGCTTTACACCGGCGCTCTTCTTAAGCCTGCGTACCTCGCTGATAAGTCTGGTGCTGGTGGTGTTAGGCGGCTCGCCACTGGGGTGGTGGCTGGCCAGAACCGGCTCGCGTTGGGGGAAAGCGGTGGCGGTGTTGGTGGACTTGCCGCTGGTGTTGCCGCCGGCGGTGGTGGGGGTGGCGCTGCTGGCGGCCTTTGGCCGCCGCGGATTGCTGGGCCCGCTGCTGGAGAGCGTCGGCCTCGCGTTGCCTTTCTCGTCGCCGGCGGTGGTGGTGGCTCAGGTGGTGGTGGCCGCGCCCTTTTATGTGCAGGGAGCGGCCACGGCCTTCGGGGCCGTGAGTTCTGAGCAGCTCCTGGTGGCCCAGACGCTGGGGGCGTCGCGCATCCAGGCCATCTGGAGAGTGGCGGTGCCGGCCGCGTTACCGGGGCTCCTTGCCGGGGCATCGCTGGCCTGGGCCCGGGCGCTGGGGGAGTTTGGCGCCACACTTATCTTCGCTGGCAACCTCCCCGAGGTGACCCAGACCATGCCGCTGGCGATTTATGCGGCGCTGGAGCGCGACGTGCATCTGGCGATTACGTTCTCGTTGGCGCTAGGAGGCATCGCCGCGGTGCTGCTGGTCGCGCTGCGCGCGTTGCCGGGCTGGGTTCGTCGGGCAGGGGGACGCTGA